AATCAAATGTGCTGAGGAGTTTTCAGACTGTCATTTTGGATCGAAGCTTTATGCTTTATACGTTTATATTGATAGGACATTATTATATTTATATGCAATTGTTTTTGGCCATTCCACAATTTGTTGAAGATACCTTGCAAAATAAAATGGCAGTAGGAACTGTGTTGTCAACAGTAGCTATCGTAACAATTCTGTTTCAAATGAAGGTACTCCAATGGTTGAGCAACTATAGTCAACGGTTTACATTGATTGGGTTGGGCACTTTGATAATGGCATTTGGACTATTTTTATTTAGCTTTTCAAATCAATTATGGATGATTTTGCTTGATGCTAGTATTTTTGCGATCGGCACAATGATCTCTGTTCCTTATTTAATTGATATGGTGCCGTATTTTGCCCCTAAACACCAATTAGGCGCTTATTACGGGTTTAATGGCTATGCACTTGCTATAGGTGGCTCTATTGGGACCTCATTAGGAGGATGGGCTTATGAGCTTGGAAAACAATTGTATATGCCATGGTTGCCGTGGGGAATCTGTTTAGCAATCGGATTTCTTGTATGCTGGCATATGTATCGAATGGAGCAAAGAATGGCGGTACAAACTAAGAGAGTGGCTATCTAATTCTTGCTGGATATTTTCACTGTTGTCGATTCAACGCAGAAATTGGGGGTAAAAAGAAAGAGAAGAGTGCATAAAAA
This is a stretch of genomic DNA from Brevibacillus laterosporus DSM 25. It encodes these proteins:
- a CDS encoding MDR family MFS transporter, producing the protein MIQGFHILKKTPGAIRWLLALSFCMNLGFYALIPYLTLYLTGSYGWALSMAGLVLSVRQFSQQGVAFLGGIIADRCGYKLTMILGMIVRGLGFLAFAFCTETWHFFIAAIFSGLGGSLFEPAVSASYAVLTPEGIRKDVFGVKNVLNNVSVVGSQLVGTALIMVDFYWLSIFAGGLYFLCAGLALLVLPPLAVKATKSNVLRSFQTVILDRSFMLYTFILIGHYYIYMQLFLAIPQFVEDTLQNKMAVGTVLSTVAIVTILFQMKVLQWLSNYSQRFTLIGLGTLIMAFGLFLFSFSNQLWMILLDASIFAIGTMISVPYLIDMVPYFAPKHQLGAYYGFNGYALAIGGSIGTSLGGWAYELGKQLYMPWLPWGICLAIGFLVCWHMYRMEQRMAVQTKRVAI